Proteins co-encoded in one Yamadazyma tenuis chromosome 1, complete sequence genomic window:
- the BGL2 gene encoding glycoside hydrolase 3 protein (EggNog:ENOG503NW21; COG:G; CAZy:GH17) gives MKYQFLTALAATVASVNAMGDLAFNFGVQDNSGNCKSSEEFAADLKTLSSYAKIVKTYAVSDCNTLQNLGPAADDAGFQMIAGIWPTDDDHFSSEKTALQNYLPNISKDTIKVFTVGSEALYRDDLSASDLADKINEIKDLLKDIKDKNGDSYGDVPVGFVDSWNVLVDGASQPAIKAADFTYANAFSYWQGQTLKNSSYSFFDDIMQALQVIQTTKGDTDIEFFVGETGWPTEGTNYENAQPGVSNAKTYFQQSVCALRAWGVNVGVFEAFDEAWKPDTSGTDDVEKHWGVFDSNSDLKYSLDCNF, from the exons ATGAAATACCAATTCTTGACTGCTTTAGCCGCCACTGTGGCCTCTGTCAATGCTATGGGTGAT CTTGCCTTCAACTTCGGTGTCCAAGACAACTCAGGAAACTGTAAGAGCTCtgaagaatttgcagcTGACTTGAAGACCTTGTCTTCATACGCCAAAATCGTCAAAACTTATGCTGTTTCTGATTGTAACACTTTACAAAACTTGGGACCAGCTGCTGACGACGCCGGATTCCAAATGATTGCCGGTATCTGGCCAACCGATGATGACCACTTCAGTTCTGAAAAGACCGCTTTACAAAACTACTTGCCAAATATTTCCAAAGATACCATCAAGGTTTTCACCGTTGGTTCTGAAGCCTTATACAGAGACGACTTGTCTGCATCTGACTTGGCcgacaaaatcaatgagatcaaggacttgttgaaggatatCAAGGACAAGAACGGAGACTCATATGGTGACGTTCCAGTCGGGTTTGTTGACTCCTGGAATGTTTTGGTCGATGGGGCCTCTCAACCAGCTATCAAGGCTGCCGACTTCACCTACGCCAACGCCTTCTCCTACTGGCAGGGACAAACcttgaaaaactcatcaTACTCCTTCTTCGATGATATCATGCAAGCCTTACAGGTAATTCAAACCACAAAGGGAGATACTGACATTGAGTTTTTCGTTGGTGAAACCGGATGGCCAACTGAAGGTACCAACTACGAAAATGCCCAACCAGGTGTTTCTAACGCCAAGACTTACTTTCAACAATCCGTCTGTGCTCTCAGAGCTTGGGGTGTCAATGTGGGTGTTTTCGAGGCTTTTGACGAGGCTTGGAAGCCTGACACTTCTGGTActgatgatgttgaaaaacacTGGGGTGTTTTCGACTCTAACTCAGACTTGAAGTATTCATTAGATTGTAACTTTTAA